The window CTTTGAAAACGAACAAACTGACCTCCAATCTTCGCAGGGCTTTGCCTCCACATCAGAGCCATATCACCTTCAGAATCAAACTGAAAAATCATAAATCCCTTACCCATGGGCACCATCCTTACATTACCCTTCAGTTTTCAAGTCTCACAAGCTTCTCTACGAACTTCATCCAAGGAAAGGAAACGAAAATTGATTCAACCGATCAGGGCAAATCTATATTTATTTAATCGGTCCTCATATGCATTCTAGGGGATGATCACCTTGGTGGAATTTCTAGTGTGAACTGGCTCAGGGAGGTCATCCACCACTGGAAAAACACTTCCTACCACTTTGGCATAAGATTTATTCGGTGGTGGAGCCTCAAATGGTTTCCCTTTGTCAAGTGCTTCATCATCAGATCCGACTATGGAGGCATAAGATTTCCTCGCCGCCTCTGCAATGGCAAAAGGTTCTTTTCCCCCATCAGCTAGAGCCTCACAATGAGTCACAACCGGCTCCAAGGAAAGTTGAGCATTCCAAAAATCAGTCAACCGGAGTTGCCTTCCCCTATCTGGCAGAAGGCCACCTCCAGGGTTGTCTCCAGTAATAACCATCTTTCTTCAACAATTTCTGATCTCTAGTGAAGCAAACTcagttgctgattttctatcaaaatctgCTGCTCTGTTTCAGACTTCAACCCCAGTGGCAGTCTGGTCGGCTTTGGTCAAGATAGATCTTGATATGGATGCCTCGGGTCATCTAGATTCAGGATGACTTGATagtggtttgattttttttttttttttgtttggtgtgTGCTGAGTTTTGGGCCctttcctctgctgatggcaatgccaaaggtggaataGGAGTTTCTTTCTCAGTTTCCCTATTGGTTGTTTGGGGTCTTGTTTCGACTCCCTTCAGTTTGTACactattcaaatttttctcttctttattttatacATATgatttctagcgaaaaaaaggTTGAAAACTTCTACATGCCATCTTCATAGGATCATTACAATAtccaagccaaggtggagaatGTTAAGAGCTGATGTTTAGTAATTTGTGCATTAAGCTATAGGCTACCTCCGAAGGGACGTTAAAAGCCTATTGGGCTTCAGGCCCATAGGATTCGGTCCGCCCTATTATTATCTTCATTTTTTGGGCCACCCCAAGTTGGGATCTGTGCAGGGGTTTGGGGGAGGCAGCCCCTAAGGAAAACTTCTAGGGTTTAGTTGGGATTATTCTTGGAAGTTTGTATCTCTTCGTTTTCCCTTTCAATTGTTAGTGATAGAGGATTATTAGGGtgaaaattcttctttttttgttagcTGAAAATCTTTATAAATACAAAGAAGTGTGAGGAAAAAACTTGTAACCCTTTTCTTCATTGTTCATAAAacttctctcatctctctcgTAGATGTAGGCACCTTATTGAACCACGCATAGATTTCTGTTTCTATAGAACATTAGTGACATGAATGTAATATGAGCATTAGAAGCCTGTATGTAGTATTGTTCACTTACTATAGTAGAGACAGGATCAGTTCTCTCTTGCTAATTCAAGGGTTGCCTCCTATTATATCTACTTACCACTTCTTCATGTAATGATTAGTAGAATTTCACTTAAAAGATCAATATGCACCCTGGGTCTCCTCCTTCCATGTTAAATACTCAGATGTAAAATGAAGTATGGTAACTTAAAGTTCTTacattaaaaagtaaaaaagaagaaaagaaaaatagatttttggtttattttatatattttgaatgtAAAAAAGAcgataaaaaaagagagagaacttgAAGAATCTTAAGTTGGTATTTGTACCTGCAGTTGTTTTTTTGGTGGCGCTCCCATTGtagttgatgaagatgaaactATATTGGGGCTACTTATGGGTTCATGGTCGAGTGGTATCTGTCCATGCATTGGTTGTAATAGGGGCATTTGTTGCGGAGAAGAAGTTCTCATCACAGCTACTGATGCTCCCATTGGAATTTCTGAAGATGAAACTATATTGGGTTCGTTCATGGGTTGGTAGCCAGGTGGTATTTGTCCATGCATTTGGCATAGGAGGGGAACTTTTTCCACAGACGAAGTTCCCATCACAGGTCCTGATGCACCAATTGTAGTTGCTGAATATGAAACCATATTGGGGCTGTTCATGGGTTGGTTGCCAAGTGGTGTCTGTCCCTGCATTGGTCGTAATAGGGGCAGCTGTTGCTGTGAAGAAGAAGTTCCCATCATAGGTAATGAAGGTGGAACCATGTTCCAATTGTTAAGCACTGAGGTATCCTGACTATTCAGTGAAGGTGAAAGTGAGCTTTGGTTCTTAGGCCCTTCATTGAAGTTTGGTGGAACAGATGTGGGTTCTGGTGGCTGGGATGATGAGCCCATCTCATTCACTGAATTCTGAAGCCTTGATATGTACTCTCCACAGTTGCAGTTGGACCTGTAGTTGCATGAGCAATGTAAGGAAAATAAGTCTATCTGGTATAAATTTGTAATCTCGGATGCTTTTGGTGCAAAAgatgataaaaatataataataataataaattattgaCCTGTAAGACCTCAGCCAAGGGTCTACTGCCTTTAGCACACTATTACGAGAAGGGTTAGGTCCCCAGAATATTTCTTCATCGACATAGCTATATGTAGCGCGTCTTTGTCTTTTGTTGGGTTCTTCTTTTTcaatctcttcctctctctgttCTTGCtgctctctttctttccctggTCTTTTTCCTTTCCTCTGCTTATTTCTAGTCATTTTCTGTTAATGTTCATGCATCAAAGACTTATTAGGTAAAGAATAAAACCTTGACATTACAATCCAAGAATTTAACTTGAAATAAAAACTGGCAGCGAAGGGATGCCTTTCTTAACAACACTCCTGTTGAGTGTTTTGGGGAACTTTTTTTGCGTGGTGAAAGTGAAAAAGCATGAGAAACATGTTTAATAGAAATGAAACATGAAACGAAGAGGGTAAATACTCCCATGAAACAGACTTATTAAACGCGGCCTAACTTTCCTTTTATAATCTGAAATATTACATCAGGTTCCCACATTGCTTGTAGTTGACTATGCACATACGTTCACCTGTAAGTACATGATAAAAGCCAACACCTGTTCCATTTATTACCATTTACAAGGTGAAGAGGGGTATGTATAGAAATCAAAGGGGAGAAGTGCTGGCCTTGAAAAATGCATGGTGAACTGCCATTAAATGTCCTCCTAAATAGAAGGACATTAAAATTGACATTAAACTCCATATAGTTGTTTGTTGTTTTAGTTTATTATGCAGAGATAATTACCATAGTTAAAACACATTTTTCAAGTAGTGATATCACGAAAGATATATTATCAAATTAAATACATGGTCAGAATGGTCTGACTGCTTGATCAATTAATCTGTAGTTGGAGCTTTTTTAGGAAAAGCCGGGATATTAGAAGGAGATTTCTGCTCAGCTGTCCGCTCCTTTTTTGTGTCTGGATACTTCAAAAAATGTGTCAATAATTGTTTCATTTCTGTAATTTCAATGGTAGAGGGTGCCTCATCCTTGGACAAATATCGGCCCATTTGTATGGAGAATTTTTTGTGTAACGCTATCATAAAAGTATGGCCTCGAGACTAAGTAATCTCTATCCCAGATTAATCTATAAAGAATAGGGTGTTTTCCAGAGAGGGAAATTCATCTCGTTAAACACTTGTATGGCATCAGAGTTGgccaatatgatgtttgcttctacTCGTGGTGGTGGGATAGGTTTAAAATTGGATGTGGCGAAAGCTTTTGACTCGTTTTCATGGGATTCCTATTTGAGGTGTTGAGAAAGTCTGGTTTGGCGACAATTGGATAGGTGGGTTGCATCAAAATTTTCTCTACCAAGATTTCCATTCTATTAAATGGAGCTTGTAGGATTCTTTGGGGTTCAACGTGGTCCTCGCCAAGGGGATCCACTTTCCCCTCACTTGTTTATATTAGCTAAAGAAGTTCTCTGTCGAGGTCTTCAAAAGTTAATTGATTTGCATGCCACCAAGCAAGCCTCTTTCAGGGCCGCATAGGGTAAAAGTTCTTGTTATCTCTTATTTGCCGATGATATCTTTATGTTCACGAATGGTTCACTCAGGTGTGTGAAGTAGCTTTATTCTTTTTTGCGAAAGTATTAAGATTGTTCGGGACAGTAAATTAGTCTCTCGTTTAGTATAGCTTATTTTGGAATATTtatagctctttttttttttgcttaaggtcagcaaagaatatatttaaaaaagaatgagaatAATACAGAGAAATCCAAATAGACAAAACTAAACAAACTTAAGTCCCAACTCCACCTTCGCAATGGCCATCAACAAAGAGGGAATTAAGTCTAAGTAAATGAAACTACATCCTCAAAAGAAGCATAAAATTCATGAGAACTGAAACCTAGGATTTTCCATTGCGTCCCACTCACTATTTTTTGCAGGAAATCTAGGAGTAAAGTCCCATTCCAAAGAGGACCTAGTCACGGCAGCATGTTTCGTAAGGCCATCTGCAACTACGTTGACTTCCTGGTAGCAGTGAGTGATACTCCATTGGATGCTATTTAAAAATTCCAAATAAGAAACCACACTTGCCTTTGATTCCATGGAAGTAAACCTTTCACAATGCACCACACAACAGCTTGCAACTCACCTTCAACCTCAATCCAATTCAAATTCAGAGCCTTGGCAATATGAATCGCCTCAAAGAAGGTAGTGACTTCTGCATCAAATTTAGAAACAATTCCAACAAATGAGGCAAAGCATCTCACAATGTAATCCCTATGGTTTCGAATTATTCCCCAAGCACCTGCGCAGCCCGGGTTGCCTAGCAAGCATCTATCAATGTTTATTTTGAAACATCCCTCTCAAGGACAAACCCAAAACAATTCTTATATTCTCTTCTATCTGGGCCTCGCTCTAGTGAAGCAAATGGAAAACATTAGCTGCATGTCCTTTATATTCTTAACAAGCACTAGAGAAATCAGGCAAACCTCTGCAAGTCAGAAAGATCGCTCTTGTCACTAGGTCAGGAGGCCTACCACTAGAGTCATATCTTCAATGGTTCTTTTCTATCCAAATCTGGTGAAGCCAAATATGAGAGATGCAAACCAGATTTtcttcaaaagagaagaaagagactTTCTAATCCACCAAGAAAATAGTTCTTCGATGGAGTGAAATCCCAACCACTTCAACTCAAAAACCTGAAAGAGATCAGACCATACCATTATTGAAAACCGACAAGATAAAAATATATGGTCCATAACGAGCATCTAGAAGCCATTGAAACAGCACAAGCCATCACTTTTTCATTAGTTGGAATTCTTCCATGCATCACTCGCCAACCAAACAAAGAAGCACGAGGGGAAAGACCCTTCACCCAAATAGAATTGTGCCAATGGACACACATCACTCTCAACAAAATCCCCTCCCATACAAGCAAACCGAGAAATTGCCTGATTGAGTGAAGGAGCAAATTCTTCTATCCGATTGAGGAATAGAAGGGATGTGAAACTTCCACATATTTGAACAGATCTCTTGCAAGGTTGGAGAATGAGTCTGAGGCAACTCCTACTtccaccaaaaaatgaaatctGCCACTTTAGCATCAAGGGGCTGGAGCTGATTAAGGATGATGGACTCCataattgttttcttttaaagcCACCTATctcacaaaaaagaaatttctaaaccAGTACCAACAACCCATCACTCTTGCGTTTCAACATAGCTCCAAATTTTCCTAATCCCAAGCAAAATGGAAGAACTGACATAGGACTTTTTAGGGGTACCTGATGAGGAAAGGAGCCTTCCCCTCAAGAAGGAGGCTACCATCGAGTTATCATTCCTAATATACCAGGCTAACTTTTTGAGCATTGCCATATTGATATCTTTCAATCTGCAATGCCATAGCAACCCTCCGCTTTAGATTTGCAAGCGTCCAACTACTTCACAGTGATAGCTCTAGAAGACTCCGCTTCCCCACTCTAGATGAAGTTAACGTCCGTTTACGTCACAGTGATAGCTATAGAAGACTCTGCTTCCCCACTCCAAATGAAGTTCCTAATCCATTTTCCCATAAGAGAAATGGAAGACACTGGCCAATAAATACACTGCAAAATTATGGAATATTTATAATGTCGCTTTTATATGGGTCTGTTTATTCATCTTTCTAGAAAttcaaattaattaattcaattgtGAAAATGGGCCCTAAAAGAATTAACCGTCCACTCTTTCTTTGATCCCCGGTATGGTAATACATGCGATAGTAAAAACTCCATACATTTCATCTTTTGCACCCTCTTCAAGCCTTGATGATTAATCAATCAATATTGGGGTAAATAGTTTCTACTGGTTTACTTATGTTTACTTATTGGATCTCGAAAGATATGAAAGATCTCCCTCCAAGCCATGCATACTTCTTTCATCGAATACGAATTTTCACAGAATTCTATATGTATTTATGAGATCNNNNNNNNNNNNNNNNNNNNGTTTCTTTTGGGTCCCAATTCCAATAGGCCCCACATGCTTCATTACCCCACACTGCTCCCAAAAGAATACATATCTATTCCACTAGTGAGAAGGGAGTGTATCTCTCAGGAGATTGGGGTTCCAAGCTTTAACTTTGCTATTAGGTACTTGCGAGtagaaatcttcaagggaagggtTAGGCACGGCACTCTTTTGTCTCTGATGGATAAAATTTAAAGGGCATATGTTGGGATAGAAATATGAATTgctctctaaggtgggaagggTGGAGTTAGTTCGCTCGATTATTGCGAGCATTCTTATCCATAACTTTGCTATATATTGGTGGCCTTCCACTCTGGTAGTGCTCATAGAAAAATGGATgcagaattttatttggactggAAATGTGGACTCTACCAAGAAGATCTTTGTTACATGGGACACAATTTGTAAGCCTAAGGAAGAAGGTGGTTtgagaataagaagaataagagaagtTAATGAAGCCTTTCTATGTAAGATAGCTTGGAAAGTTAAACATGAGGACTCTATGGTGGGAAACTTCTTCAGAGCGAGACTTCTATCCAAGTCTAGCGAGATGAGAAAGTATTATAAAAACTCTTCTGCCTTgcctgaaataaaaaaaagtatatatatatatatatatgtgggatTTTTTAGCTTCTAAAGAAAGATGGATATTTAGTAATGGGGACCGTATTCATTTTTTGAAGACAGATGGTTAGATCAGATAGCTATTGAGGAAGTGATGGGTCTTGATCCTAGCCTCTAGCCAAGGGATAGATATGTTAAAGACTTTACTGTGAATTTATCTTGGAATTTCTTTTAGGTGAGTTCAGAGGCCATGAGGGATATCTTTGCTAAGGCAAAGACTATATATATTCCTACATACTCGATCGAAGATTCATGTTGTTGGAGCCCTTCATTGTCAGGGAATTTCATAATAAAATCTGCTTGGGatgaaataggaaaataaatccaaaatttcCTTCGCATCACATTGTTTGGAAGAATGGTCTTCTGCCCTGTCAATCTCTGTTTGGATGGAGGTCAATACATAAAAAGTTGTCTACTGATGAGACTGTTTGTTCGAAAGGAGTTTGCTTTGCTTCTCAATTTGATCTTTGTTTTAATGCTTCAAAATCTCTTCATCATTTGTTCTTAGGGTGCAACTATTCGAAGGCCATTTGGAATAGCTTCACGTGCATCTTCAAAATCAATTGGGTTCAACATGATTCGATCACGAGTTTACTTCAATGGTccaaattaaaaggaaagaaggcTCCTATTGAACAAGCTTGGCAAGCTggttttattttaattccatATTTTATATGGATGCAACGAAATGCAAGACAGATCCAGGGAAGATCGATGAGGTCTAGAGTCATGGGTATCTCTTTGCGCCATGCTAGATGGTACTGCCAAAGGTGGGGTAGTTGGTCTGGTCCTCTAAAGTCTCCATGGATAGTCTTTTTTGTGCTtggatccatttttttttatatcttgtacatttttttttcctctcatttttttaatataaatgatatctagcaagaaaaaaaaatgctagatgGTCCTCTACCTTAGTGGTCATGTGGTGTGATCCCTTTTCTATCATGGTTCAAGCTCAGCATTGATGGTTGCTCTCTGGAAAATCTAGAGAGGGCGGGAGCTAGCTAGTGGGGTTGTTCGTGACTCTAATGGTAGAATAGTTTCCTCCATTGGAATCTATCTTTGAATTTCAACAAACTACCAGGCAGAGTTTCTTGGGTTAATTCAAGGCATCAAGCTCACTAAACAGTTTGGCATTGATCGCCTCTGGATTGAATCTAGCTCAGCAGCTATTACAAAATCAATCTTCAATAGGTTGATGCATGGTATGCTTTGTCGGATTGGCGATATCTCTACCCCTATCTTACAAGCATCCAGTGGAAGCTAATGCATTGCTGTAGAGAGGCTAATCCAATTGCTGATTTGCTAGAAAAATTGGAAACTCCAAGTTGTCTTTCAGCGACCTCGCCTGTTCGCCCTCACTCAATTCAAGAAGAGCTTAGGATGGATGCTGAAAGTCGTCCAAGATTTCAATTTACATAGATTTCATTTAATGGAGTAGTGTTACATAGATTTCATTTAATGGAgtagtgaattttttttcccaaatggGCACTAAATACTTTTCTGGAGATCTCCTCCAAATCACTGGTATGACTATCGAAATCGTGAGCATCAACTTGTAAGTTCCAGATCAGTGGTAGTCTCAGTGCCCTTGCTTATTGTTCTTGAGAAATGACCCATTCCTCAAAAGAAGATTTTACGAGATCCATATCCACCAAAATTTTAACTTTTGGTTCCAGCAAACAAATAATCATCGAGTCCTCCTCTTACCCGTTAATGGTCATGCCGAAGGTAGGGGAATGATCCTAGAAACAAAGAACAAAATGGAGCAAATCGATTGTATACAAGGAgtcatttgtttcttcttttttttttttttaaataaaaatgacttattagtgaaaaaaatacTC is drawn from Macadamia integrifolia cultivar HAES 741 chromosome 7, SCU_Mint_v3, whole genome shotgun sequence and contains these coding sequences:
- the LOC122084190 gene encoding uncharacterized protein LOC122084190, which encodes MTRNKQRKGKRPGKEREQQEQREEEIEKEEPNKRQRRATYSYVDEEIFWGPNPSRNSVLKAVDPWLRSYRSNCNCGEYISRLQNSVNEMGSSSQPPEPTSVPPNFNEGPKNQSSLSPSLNSQDTSVLNNWNMVPPSLPMMGTSSSQQQLPLLRPMQGQTPLGNQPMNSPNMVSYSATTIGASGPVMGTSSVEKVPLLCQMHGQIPPGYQPMNEPNIVSSSEIPMGASVAVMRTSSPQQMPLLQPMHGQIPLDHEPISSPNIVSSSSTTMGAPPKKQLQGEINHEKWLPMHQQLEATSCKFLKQIDLGGEVPTIPHFQEMNARISNNQNLGEGGALPNTRFKSSIYDPAYEGLGLPIDPILRHFELRHKLDNYINSSGYSQVDQTQVSPTLNQGRTSSTEVVEPYYDQGLSQSLMALLQNQDPPEVEPSINGVALLQNNHPSELELPTKGVVPFQSQNAQIFNDEMTLLN